Part of the Sulfuriflexus mobilis genome is shown below.
CCGAACACATCACTATGGTCTTGTACCCGAATGATGCCAGTGAGAACGGCAAGGAACTGCGCCTGAAACAGCAATACTTTCTTGCCTCGGCGAGTTTGCAGGATGTGATCCGCATGTGGGAGATCAATGAAGGCAATGACTATAGTCGGTTTGCCGATGAGAACGTCTTCCAGATGAACGATACCCACCCGACCATTGCCGTGGCCGAGTTGATGCGCCTGCTCATGGATGAAAAGGGCCTGTCATGGGATGAGGCCTGGGCCATTACCAGCAAGACCATGGCCTATACCAATCATACCCTGTTGCCTGAGGCACTGGAAAAGTGGCCCGTGTTCCTGTTTGAGCGCTTGTTGCCACGCCCCTTGCAGATTATTTATGAAATCAATGCGCGCTTTCTCAAGCAGGTTGCACGGCAGTGGCCGGGGGACACGCAGCGCCAGATGCGGATGTCGATCATCGAGGAGGGTGAGGTCAGGCAGGTGCGCATGGCCTATCTGGCGATTGTCGCCAGCTTCTCGGTCAATGGTGTCGCGGCCCTGCATTCAGATTTGTTGACCAAGGGCCTGTTCAGGGATTTTTATGAACTCTGGCCGGAGCGGTTTAACAACAAGACCAATGGTGTCACCCCCAGGCGCTGGGTGGCACATGCCAATCCAGACCTGAGTTCACTGATCACGGCGCAAATCGGCAATGACTGGGTGCATGATTTTTCGCGCGTGGCTAAACTCAAGGCGCATGTTGGCGACAAGGACTTTGCCGAACGCTGGCATACGGTGAAAACGGCCAACAAGAAACGTCTCGCCGCATTGGTGAAAAAACACTGCGATGTCGACTTTGATACCGACTCGATGTTTGATGTGCAGGTAAAACGTATCCATGAGTACAAACGCCAGTTATTGAATATCCTCCATGTAATCCATCTCTATGATCGGATTAAACGTGGTGATACCAAAAACTGGACCAATCGATGCGTATTGATCGGTGGCAAGGCGGCGCCGGGTTATCATATCGCCAAGATGATTATTAAGCTGGTCAATAATGTGGCCGATGTGATCAATAATGACCCGCAGGTTGGCAACCGCCTGAAACTGGCCTTTATCCCGAATTACGGGGTTTCCAAAATGGAGATCGTCTGCCCTGGCACGGATCTGTCTGAGCAGATATCCACGGCGGGTAAAGAGGCCTCAGGGACCGGCAATATGAAGTTTATGATGAATGGTGCCGTCACCATTGGCACTTACGACGGGGCGAATATCGAAATACTCGATGCCGTCGGTGAGGAAAACTTCTTCCTCTTTGGTCTCAAGGCCGAAGAGGTCGAAGCGCGTCGCCAGCATTATCATCCTCAGTCACTGGTCGATGAGGACGATGACCTTGAACGCGTCATGCACCTGCTACAGTGCGGACACTTCAACTCCCTGGAGTCAAAGATCTTTGATGAGATAATCGACTCGCTGTTAAACCCCCATGACCCCTGGCTAACCCTGGCGGATTTTAGAAGTTATGTTGATGCACAAACACGTGTTGCGGCGACGTATCGTGACAAGTCGGCCTGGTTGGCAATGAGTATCAACAACACCGCCAGCAGTGGTCACTTCTCCGCAGACAGGACCATAGGTGAATATAACGAGGATATCTGGAAGTTGACGAGTATATAGGCTACGTTAAGTGTGCTCAGGTAACGATGTCCGGTTGCTCGCGGCCACAGCGTGTTTGCAGTTCGGCCAGTTCGCGGGCAATGTTAATCATGTCGGCGAGCGCGACCTGGGTCTCAATGTTATGCAGGGCAGGGTCATTCTCATAGCGCTCCAGGTATACCCGCAGGGTTGCGCCCTCGGTACCGGTACCTGATAAGCGGAAGACGATACGTGATTCATCTTCAAAGAGGATACGGATACCCTGGTGTTCTGTGATGCTGTGATCGACCGGGTCGGTATAGCTGAAGTCATCACAGTCAGTAATGACATGCCCGGCATACTCCTGCCCCTTTAACGTCTCGGTCCGTGCACGTAAATTTTCCATGAGTTGTTCTGCCAGATCGCTATCCAGGCCTTCGTAGTCATGCCGTGAATAATAGTGACGGCCGAAACGTGCCCAGTGGGCGCGGGTGATCTCTTCGACGGACTGACGTTTGATGGCAACGAGGTTAAGCCAGAACAGCACCGCCCAGATGCCATCTTTTTCCCGGATATGATCTGAGCCCGTACCAAAACTCTCCTCACCGCAGAGGGTAATACGTCGGTCATCAAGCAAGTTACCGAAATATTTCCAGCCGGTGGGGGTCTCATAACAGTCGATGCCGAGCGTCTCCGCGACCTTGTCAACGGCACGACTGGTGGGCAGGGAACGCGCCACCCCGTTGAGGCCCTGTTTATAGCCGGATAGCAGGTGGGCATTGGCGGTCATGACCGCCAGGCAATCGCTTGGGTTAACAAAGAAGTTCCGGCCGAGCAGCATGTAACGGTCGCCGTCGCCATCCGAGGCGGCACCAAGATTAGGTGCCTTGCTGCTGCCGTTGAGGTGTGCCACCAATTCCTTCGCATAAATGAGATTTGGATCAGGGTGGCCACCGGCAAAATCCTCCTGGGGCAGGGCATTGATGACCGAACCGGTACTCGCACCAAGGCGCCGCTGAAAGATCTCCGTAGCATAGGGGCCGGTTACCGCGTGCATGGCATCAAAGCAGAGGGTGAACAGGCCGGAGCTGAACAGGGCCTTTATTTTTTTGAAATCGAAGATATGTTCCATCAGCTCGGCGTAATCGCTGACCGGGTCGATGACCTCAATCAGGGTCTCTCCATACTGAAAATGCGCCGGGGCCTCCAGGGGCACATCCTCCATTTCGGCGAGCCGGTATGCCGCGATGCGCAGGCTTTCGGCATAGACCTGGTCGGTAAATTGCGTATCGGCG
Proteins encoded:
- a CDS encoding alpha-D-glucose phosphate-specific phosphoglucomutase — encoded protein: MNILHTATSPFTDQKPGTSGLRKKVRVFQTSHYLENYVQAIFNVATDLNGGMLILGGDGRYYNVQAIQTIIKMAVANGVRHIKLGQAGLFSTPAVSHLIRKYRAAGGLILSASHNPGGPEGDFGIKFNTANGGPADTQFTDQVYAESLRIAAYRLAEMEDVPLEAPAHFQYGETLIEVIDPVSDYAELMEHIFDFKKIKALFSSGLFTLCFDAMHAVTGPYATEIFQRRLGASTGSVINALPQEDFAGGHPDPNLIYAKELVAHLNGSSKAPNLGAASDGDGDRYMLLGRNFFVNPSDCLAVMTANAHLLSGYKQGLNGVARSLPTSRAVDKVAETLGIDCYETPTGWKYFGNLLDDRRITLCGEESFGTGSDHIREKDGIWAVLFWLNLVAIKRQSVEEITRAHWARFGRHYYSRHDYEGLDSDLAEQLMENLRARTETLKGQEYAGHVITDCDDFSYTDPVDHSITEHQGIRILFEDESRIVFRLSGTGTEGATLRVYLERYENDPALHNIETQVALADMINIARELAELQTRCGREQPDIVT
- a CDS encoding glycogen/starch/alpha-glucan phosphorylase yields the protein MSTKKPACDIKIPPMEKLPTDSAALASDFQRYLTRYLGRYLGCVPFYLYEAMSYTIRDRVMADWRSTWRRYENKGVRKAYYMSLEFLIGRSLGNHILNLGLDSESEMAMNTFALDLEEVTSAEHDAGLGNGGLGRLAACFMDSCASLKLPVIGYGIRYEYGMFRQEFDNGYQIEEPDHWLRDGNPWELERPEYTQVIKFGGRLEYISDINGGSRHLWLDTDDVLAIPYDVPISGYKNNTVNTLRLWSASATNIFSLEDFNAGSYPEAVEAKNDAEHITMVLYPNDASENGKELRLKQQYFLASASLQDVIRMWEINEGNDYSRFADENVFQMNDTHPTIAVAELMRLLMDEKGLSWDEAWAITSKTMAYTNHTLLPEALEKWPVFLFERLLPRPLQIIYEINARFLKQVARQWPGDTQRQMRMSIIEEGEVRQVRMAYLAIVASFSVNGVAALHSDLLTKGLFRDFYELWPERFNNKTNGVTPRRWVAHANPDLSSLITAQIGNDWVHDFSRVAKLKAHVGDKDFAERWHTVKTANKKRLAALVKKHCDVDFDTDSMFDVQVKRIHEYKRQLLNILHVIHLYDRIKRGDTKNWTNRCVLIGGKAAPGYHIAKMIIKLVNNVADVINNDPQVGNRLKLAFIPNYGVSKMEIVCPGTDLSEQISTAGKEASGTGNMKFMMNGAVTIGTYDGANIEILDAVGEENFFLFGLKAEEVEARRQHYHPQSLVDEDDDLERVMHLLQCGHFNSLESKIFDEIIDSLLNPHDPWLTLADFRSYVDAQTRVAATYRDKSAWLAMSINNTASSGHFSADRTIGEYNEDIWKLTSI